The Aequorivita sublithincola DSM 14238 genome window below encodes:
- a CDS encoding histone H1 — protein sequence MKELIEKIHGEFETFKTESDSLTEKGVKAAGARARKSTLELEKLLKQFRKVSIEESKK from the coding sequence ATGAAAGAATTAATCGAAAAAATCCACGGAGAATTTGAAACCTTTAAAACAGAATCAGATTCACTTACAGAAAAAGGAGTTAAAGCTGCAGGAGCAAGAGCGAGAAAATCAACGCTTGAATTGGAGAAATTATTAAAACAATTTAGAAAAGTTTCTATCGAAGAATCGAAAAAATAA
- a CDS encoding response regulator, with the protein MEKAPFDLLITDLSYTPDHREQTFTSGEELIAALKRKHPELPIIAYSVEDRLQRVRSLIMHHKLNAYVCKGRIGLEELKTAINRVFNGEIYLSSQVENALSRKTTPVIEDYDIALMAQLANGLSQKEISEHFRDVNILPNSLSSVEKRVGKLCIHFKAKNAIHLVAMVKDLGLI; encoded by the coding sequence TTGGAGAAGGCCCCATTTGATTTGTTGATAACAGATCTCTCCTATACCCCCGACCATAGAGAACAAACATTTACTTCTGGGGAAGAACTGATAGCCGCACTAAAACGAAAACATCCCGAATTGCCCATTATAGCCTATTCCGTAGAAGACCGACTGCAAAGGGTGCGCTCTCTTATTATGCACCACAAGCTAAACGCTTATGTGTGCAAAGGCAGAATAGGGCTGGAAGAACTGAAAACTGCAATAAATAGGGTTTTTAATGGAGAGATCTATCTTTCATCCCAAGTGGAAAATGCCCTCTCCAGAAAGACCACTCCTGTTATAGAAGATTACGATATCGCCCTAATGGCGCAACTTGCAAACGGTCTGTCCCAAAAGGAGATAAGTGAACACTTTCGGGATGTAAACATTCTGCCAAATAGTTTGAGCTCTGTAGAAAAACGGGTAGGGAAACTTTGTATTCACTTTAAAGCCAAGAATGCCATCCATCTCGTGGCAATGGTAAAAGATTTAGGATTGATTTAA
- a CDS encoding tetratricopeptide repeat-containing sensor histidine kinase, protein MIGQYNIDSTTYHYNHIINPQHSSDFPKAITYYTGLKEKHLRDKNTYGAIEDLRMIAIAEFEMGNNFESETAFVDALELIDNSPFADTLVDAKKGLYNQLGRIYRATHRFEECIDAYGNALRFSANQNDSLTLLNNIGNVYMDMGRYKKALEQFDLALIKGGVKENTVSFARLLNNKGVALAKTGESAAALANMQQALALRESKNDMAGKYSSYKSLALYYFDQNDTKQALDYANKAYAVANTMNGLSYLEDALSVFVTMSPDPKIVQFEKITDSIATEKQLAENKNAFMKYNVEKERKNTVAAQLEKEKQKTWTILLLALASVGFVVAVVLYLTIKYKHKQEKVQQVQTTEKRISKKVHDEVANDVYRLMAKLQSKPVGKDEILDDLESIYNKSRDISKENSVVAVENFQEVLSDLLLGYENQQVSVIRRDVGIIDWSTVSDIKKTNLYRVLQELMTNMAKHSNATAVVLNFDQKGKTIAIKYADNGKGCTIKCKNGLQNAESRIAAINGTITFESEPNKGFKATIII, encoded by the coding sequence ATGATCGGTCAATATAATATTGACAGCACAACCTATCACTATAATCATATTATAAATCCACAGCACAGTTCAGATTTTCCGAAGGCGATTACTTATTACACAGGTTTAAAGGAAAAGCACCTAAGGGACAAGAACACCTATGGTGCGATAGAGGATTTACGGATGATTGCCATCGCTGAGTTTGAAATGGGAAATAATTTTGAAAGTGAAACGGCTTTTGTGGATGCCTTGGAATTAATAGATAATTCTCCATTTGCAGATACTTTGGTTGACGCTAAAAAGGGACTTTACAATCAGTTGGGTAGAATCTACAGGGCTACGCATCGATTTGAAGAGTGCATTGATGCCTATGGCAACGCCTTACGCTTTTCGGCTAACCAGAATGATAGCCTTACTCTTTTAAACAATATAGGGAATGTTTATATGGATATGGGGCGGTATAAAAAAGCCTTGGAGCAATTTGACCTTGCATTGATAAAAGGTGGCGTAAAGGAAAATACAGTGTCCTTTGCCAGGTTGTTAAACAATAAGGGAGTGGCACTGGCAAAAACTGGTGAAAGTGCGGCAGCATTAGCAAATATGCAGCAGGCTCTGGCACTGAGAGAAAGCAAAAATGATATGGCGGGGAAATATTCCAGCTATAAAAGTCTGGCGCTCTATTATTTTGACCAAAACGATACAAAACAGGCATTGGATTATGCGAACAAAGCCTACGCCGTGGCGAATACAATGAACGGCCTTTCTTATTTGGAAGATGCGCTTTCTGTGTTTGTAACAATGAGCCCTGATCCTAAAATTGTACAGTTTGAAAAAATAACTGATAGCATCGCCACAGAAAAGCAATTGGCAGAGAATAAAAATGCTTTTATGAAGTACAATGTGGAGAAGGAACGCAAAAATACCGTTGCCGCCCAATTGGAAAAGGAAAAGCAGAAGACCTGGACGATACTGCTTTTGGCTTTGGCTTCAGTAGGATTTGTGGTTGCCGTTGTCCTCTATTTAACAATAAAATACAAACACAAACAAGAGAAGGTTCAACAAGTACAAACCACTGAAAAGCGTATTTCGAAAAAGGTACACGACGAAGTGGCAAACGATGTGTACAGGCTGATGGCCAAACTACAGAGCAAGCCCGTCGGGAAAGATGAGATTCTGGACGATCTGGAATCTATCTACAACAAGAGTAGAGATATCTCCAAAGAAAACAGTGTCGTTGCTGTTGAGAATTTCCAAGAAGTGCTCTCAGATCTGTTGTTGGGTTATGAGAACCAGCAGGTATCGGTAATCCGACGTGATGTTGGCATCATTGATTGGAGCACCGTATCTGATATCAAAAAAACCAATCTCTACAGGGTATTGCAGGAGTTGATGACCAATATGGCAAAGCATAGTAACGCTACTGCGGTGGTGCTTAATTTTGATCAAAAAGGAAAAACTATTGCCATTAAATATGCCGATAATGGGAAGGGTTGTACAATAAAATGCAAAAATGGGCTTCAGAATGCGGAATCCCGCATAGCAGCGATAAACGGAACTATTACTTTTGAATCAGAACCAAATAAAGGGTTTAAAGCAACTATAATTATTTGA
- a CDS encoding type I restriction-modification system subunit M, translated as MSKEKITLSQLEQYLSKAAWILKGPVDASDFKVYIFPLLFFKRISDVYDEEYKIALEESEGDKEYASLPEFHRFEIPQDCHWNDVRETTTNVGHAIEKALRGIEQANQEYLYGIFGDAQWSNKNKLSDRLLNDLIEHFSQYDLSNSNVDSDLLGNSYEYLIKHFADLTNKKAGEFYTPRSVVHLLGLILDPHEGETIYDPACGTGGMLLECVDNLKHNNEDFRTLKLYGQEKNLTSSSIARMNMFLHGIEDFQIVRGDTLRNPAFFEADGLKTFDCVIANPPFSLKEWGAENWVNDPFGRNIAGVPPKGNGDMAWVQHMIKSMNSTGRMTVVLPHGALFRKGAEGRIREELLKQDLLEAVIGLGPNIFYGTQLAACVLIFKQNKEANKKGKVLFIDGSEQVRVGRAQNYLEPEHVQQLFDWYNGYEDVENYVKVASKADLKENDYNLNIPLYVEKIIEDNLPSVEEALTDLKTAWNESLKAEDKFKIILKKFVQ; from the coding sequence ATGTCCAAAGAAAAAATTACCCTATCCCAATTAGAACAGTATCTATCAAAAGCGGCCTGGATTTTAAAAGGTCCAGTTGATGCTTCTGATTTTAAAGTATATATCTTCCCACTGCTTTTCTTTAAGCGAATTTCTGATGTTTATGATGAAGAGTATAAAATCGCTTTGGAAGAATCTGAAGGCGATAAAGAGTACGCTTCTTTACCAGAATTTCACCGATTTGAAATACCACAAGATTGTCATTGGAATGACGTGCGCGAAACAACTACTAACGTTGGACATGCTATAGAGAAGGCTTTGCGTGGAATTGAACAAGCCAATCAGGAATACCTCTATGGTATTTTTGGAGATGCACAATGGAGCAATAAAAATAAGCTTTCGGATAGATTGCTGAATGATTTAATAGAACACTTCTCTCAATACGATTTAAGCAATAGCAATGTAGATTCAGATTTGCTAGGCAATTCGTATGAATACCTTATCAAACACTTTGCTGACTTAACCAATAAAAAAGCAGGGGAGTTTTATACGCCACGCTCGGTGGTACATTTGCTAGGGTTGATTCTTGATCCTCACGAAGGTGAGACTATTTACGATCCCGCTTGTGGTACTGGGGGAATGCTTTTAGAATGCGTAGATAATTTAAAACACAACAATGAAGATTTTCGTACTCTGAAGTTATACGGACAAGAGAAAAACCTAACGTCTAGTTCCATTGCTAGAATGAATATGTTTCTACACGGTATTGAGGATTTTCAAATTGTTAGAGGCGACACCTTGCGCAATCCTGCATTCTTTGAAGCAGATGGATTAAAGACTTTTGACTGTGTAATTGCAAACCCACCTTTTTCTTTAAAAGAATGGGGTGCAGAAAATTGGGTAAACGATCCTTTTGGTAGAAATATAGCAGGAGTACCGCCAAAAGGCAATGGCGATATGGCTTGGGTGCAGCATATGATTAAATCTATGAACAGCACTGGCCGTATGACGGTTGTACTACCGCACGGGGCCTTGTTTAGAAAAGGAGCGGAGGGCAGAATACGTGAAGAATTATTAAAACAGGATTTACTGGAAGCGGTAATTGGTTTAGGGCCTAATATATTTTATGGTACCCAATTAGCAGCTTGTGTACTTATTTTTAAACAGAACAAGGAAGCCAATAAAAAAGGAAAAGTACTTTTTATAGACGGGAGTGAACAAGTGCGCGTAGGCAGGGCCCAGAATTATTTGGAACCAGAGCATGTGCAACAATTGTTTGATTGGTATAATGGGTATGAAGATGTAGAAAACTATGTAAAAGTTGCTTCTAAAGCGGATTTAAAAGAAAACGATTATAACCTAAACATTCCGCTGTATGTGGAAAAAATAATAGAAGATAATTTACCGTCTGTAGAGGAAGCATTGACAGATTTAAAAACTGCTTGGAATGAAAGTTTAAAAGCGGAAGATAAGTTTAAAATAATATTAAAGAAGTTTGTTCAATGA